GTCAGGGCGAAAAGGTTGTAGCGATTTGATCGATTTGGTGTGCAATTAGTGACGATTTGAACTGCGGACGAAGAGGTTTTTGGGGCAGAGGACGTGGACGCCGCTTTTGGTGTCGACGAGTTGGGTGATGTCGACATCGCAGGCGGTGGAGATGAGGGCGTAGGCGTCGTCGCGGGTGAGAGGGGGGTGGCCGGGGATCTGGTCTGGTATCTCCTCTGACAGGAAGGTGATCATGTTGCGGACGGCCATCTCGGTGGCGGTTTTGAGGTCTTCGTCGAAGCCCATGGCAATGTAGGCGGTGGGGGTTTCGCCGCGGGGCCACAACAGGTGTTGATCTTTATGGACGATGAACTGGAAGGTGCCGGTGAGCTGGGTTTCGAGGGCGGTGATGTCGACTTCGCCGTTGCCCTGGCCGGCATGACCGTCGCCTGCTTCGAAGAGGGCTCCCTTGGCGTTGACGGGGATGTAGAGGGTGGTGCCGGCGACCATCTCCTTGTTGTCGATGTTGCCGGCGTGCATCCAGGGTGGGGCGGAGTTGTACTTGCCGGCGGACTCGGGTGGGGCGATGCCCATGGAGCCGAAGAAGGGGTGGAGGGGGATGTCGATGCCGGGGGCGAAGTGGCCGATCATCTTTTCGCGGTCGAGGGGGATGATGCGGGTGCGGCTGTAGGGGAAGTCGTTGGGGAGGAAGCCGCGGCCGGGGCTGAAGCCGTTGCAGGCCCAGGGGACGTCGATGTTGATCTTTTGGATGCGGACTTCGAGGACGTCGCCGGGTTCGGCGTCGGTGATGGCGATGGGGCCGGTAAGGATGTGGCCGCCGGGACCTTTTTCGGAGGCGGGATAGTTTTTGTAGATGTCTTCGACGTAGGGGGGAATGTCGGAGGCGGCGATGCCGAGGGATTTGAGGCGGTCGGGGGAGCCGCAGGTGGAGAGGGTCTGGATGGTGACCGTGTCGCCGGAGTGGACGGTGAGGGCGGGGGTGGCTTTGGCGGAGTAGAAGCCCCAGGCTACGGTGGTGGGAGTGGCCAGGAGGGTTTGGGTTTGCTGGGCGGCGGCGGGTAGGGTGAGGAGGGCAGCGGTGGCCAGGGCGGCGAGGCGGGCGGGGTTGGCGGGCATGGATTTTATATATCACGAGTGCTTGCTTGTAAGCTGTGCTGCCGGACGGGCCCACTGCGCGTGGTGCGGCCACTTCGTGGCGTGTGTACCTTGTTTCGTGATGTGTTCGGGTGTGGTCCTCCCGTTGGTCGGAAGGAAAGCCGGCCACGTTTCGCGGGAACGTATCGTTCTCTTGTTCACAACAGTTCTGCCTGGGAACGCTGATAGTCTGGAGGATCATTACTCGCGTTAATGATGTCTTGAAAGTAGAGATTACGAAAGCATGTTTGTGCCTGGGCATTTTTTGTTTGCGCCGTCGCAGCGGATTCATTTTATTGGGATCGGCGGAATTGGGATGAGCGGGATCGCGGAGATTCTGCTGACGATGGGGTATTCGGTCTCGGGGAGCGACTTGCGGCGGAGTTCGGTGACGGATCGTCTGTTGGGGATGGGGGCGCGGATCTTCGAGGGGCATGTTGCGAGCAATGCGGCGGCTAGTGATGTGGTGGTGACCAGCTCGGCCGTGGCGAAGGACAATCCCGAGGTGATGGAGGCGCGGGAGCGGAAGATTCCGGTGATTCAGCGGGCGGAGATGCTGGCGGAGTTGATGCGGCTGAAGTATGGGATTGCTGTGGCAGGGATGCATGGGAAGACTACGACGACCTCGATGGTGGCGGCGGTTTTGGCTGGAGGCGGGTTGGATCCGACGGTGGTGGTGGGCGGGCGGGTGAATGCACTGGGGTCGAATGCGCGGCTGGGGAACTCGCAGTACCTGGTGGCGGAGGCGGATGAGAGCGACCGGAGTTTTTTGAAGCTGTCGCCAGTGTTGGCAGTGGTGACGAATCTGGATCGCGAACATATGGATTGTTATCGCGATATGGAGGATGTCGAGGGAGCGTTTGTGGAGTTTATGGACAAGCTGCCGTTCTATGGAGCGACTACGGCTTGTGTTGATAATGCACTGCTGCGAACGGTGCTGCCGAGGGTGAGGCGGAAGGTCTATACGTATGGCGAGAGTGTGGATGCGGATTTTCGTGTCGAGATGATGCCAAAGGATGCGGAGTGTCACTCGGCGTTTGCGGTGAACTACAAGGGACTGGTGCTGGGAACGTTTCGGCTGCATGTTCCGGGACGGCACAATGTGCTGAACGCTGCGGCTGCGGTGGCGGTAGGGGTTCAGTTGGGAGTGGCTCCGGACCAGATTGCTGCGGGGCTGGAGACGTTTCGTGGGGTGGATCGGCGATTTCAGATCAAGGGTGAGGTGCGGAGTGTGACGGTGGTGGATGACTATGGGCATCATCCGACGGAGATTCTGGCTACGCTGCGGGCGGCGAAGGATTGTGGGTACTCGCGGGTGCATGTTTTATTTCAGCCGCATCGATTTACGCGCACGAGGGACTTGATGGCGGAGTTTGCGGGAGCTTTCGAAGATGCGGATACGGTTGAGGTTCTGGATATTTATGCCGCTAGTGAAACTCCCATTGCGGGTGTGGATGCGCATGCGCTGGTGAGGGCGATTCGGGCCACGGGTGGGGTGCGGGTGGAGTATGCGGCTTCGGTGGCTGAGGGTGTTGACGTGCTGGCGCGGGAGGCTAAGGCGGGAGAGGTGATTTTGACGCTGGGGGCGGGGAGCGTATCGCAGGCGGGAGCGGCGCTGCTGGAAGCTTTATCTGAAAATGGGGCGACGAACGGGTGAGTTCCTGAAAGGGTACATGCTGAAGATGTCTGAGAGTGGTGGGCACCGTGCGGGTTATGCTCAGGATGGCGATTCTCGCGGCCTTGCTCAGGCGTGCGACAAAGCGATGCGGTTTCGAGGGGTGGAATAACGGTGCTAGAGGCGCCTGAAAAGAACTACGTCTCGGAGTCTCGAGGTTCGAGAGGGCCGCGGCGGGTGTCGGCTTCGCCGGAGCGGAGGCTGCGTCGCGATCTTAGCGAGGATTTTGCGGATGATCCGCACTGGGACGATGATGCTCCGGTGGGACGACGCAAGGCTGGGGTGCGGGTGCGGTTTCGCGGTGTGCCTGCCACGAAGTGGGGAAGGATCGCTGCGGGCTGTGGGGTGGTGGTTCTACTCGGGGTTTGCGCCGGGTTGTTTGCGATGGCGAGGAGCTTTCTGCTGCACGATGAGCGATTTGTGATTCCGGCATCGTCATCGATTGAGTTTCAGGGGAATGCGCATGTGACGCGGGCGCAGCTGCTGAGCGTCTTTGGAGAAGATGTGGAGCGGAATATCTTTACCGTGTCGCTAGCGCAGAGGCGCGCGGAGCTGGAGCGGCTGCCCTGGGTGGCGCATGCGACGGTGATGCGGTTGCTGCCGAACCGGATGCGCGTGTCGATTGTGGAACGGACGCCGGTGGCGTTTGTGCGGCAGGGAAATCATATTGGTCTGGTGGATGGGAACGGCGTGCTGCTGGATATGCCGGTGGAGGCCAAGCCGGATGGGAAGTACTCGTTTCCGGTGGTGACGGGGATCTCGGCGGACGATCCCTTGTCGACGCGTTCGGCGCGGATGAAGATCTATGAGCGGTTTACGACGGAGCTGGATGGATCGGGAGAGAAGATCTCGCAGGGGTTGAGCGAAGTGGACCTTTCGAACCCCGAGGACGTGAAGGCGCTGATTCCGGATAAGTCGAGTGAGGTGCTTGTTCACTTTGGCGACGCGGATTTTTTGGATCGGTACAAGAGATTTGAAGAACATCTGCCGGAGTGGCGGACGGTTTATCCAAAACTTTCGTCGGTGGATATGCGGTATGAACGGCAGGTGGTGCTGGAGATGCAGCCGGGCGCGGGTGTGCCTGTGGCTTCATCGCCGAACGGTGCGGCGGTGATGGCGGCTGATTCGAAGGCGGCTGCAGCGACGCCCCAGGATGCGGGGACCGCTGAGGCGAAGCAAGTGACGAAGCCCGTTGCGAAGGTGGCTGCAAAGCCTCGGCTTGCGGTACATCCTGCGCCGGTGAAACATGCGGGTGTAGGGGAGAGACCTGGGGCAAAGGCTCCGGCGAAGAAGGTTGATCCGAAGGCCAAGAAACATGTTGTCGTTGCGAAGCACCGTCCGGTTGTTGGTAAGCCATCGGCTGGTTCGACGCAGTATCATCCTCCCCAGGCGGTTCAACCATGAATCAGAAGCAGGACAATCTGATCACCGTGCTCGACGCGGGAAGCACGAAGAGTTGCGTGCTCGTGGCCGAGTTGCAGGACGGCGTGCTGCGGTATCGCGGCCATGGCGTGGAACCGTCGCGTGGAATGCGCAAGGGTTTGATTGCGGAGCTGGGGCCGGCAGCGGAGGCGATCAATCGTGCGGCGCTTACGGCAGAGCGCGTGGCGAAGGCTGGAATTGAGACGGCGATTGTGGGGATTGGCGGGACGCATGTGCGCGGGGTGAACTCACGCGGCGGCATCAGCATGGGTAGCCGCATGCGGGAGATTACGCGGGAGGAGGTTCGTGCTGCGGTGGATCGTGCGCGGTCGGTTGCGCTGCCCCCGGACCGCGAGGTGCTGCATCTGCTGCCGCAGGAGTTCATCCTGGATGACCAGCCAGGGATTCATGATCCGGTGGGGATGGTGGGGAACAGGCTTGAGGTGAATCTGCATCTGTCGACTTGCTCGGGTGGTGTGGCGCAGAGCGTGATTACGTGCGCGAACCGTGCCGGGCTCGAGGTGATGGATACGGTGTATGAAGGAATTGCTGCGGCTGAGGCGGTGCTGAGCGCAGATGAGCGAGAGCTGGGCGTTTGCA
This Tunturibacter gelidoferens DNA region includes the following protein-coding sequences:
- the ftsA gene encoding cell division protein FtsA: MNQKQDNLITVLDAGSTKSCVLVAELQDGVLRYRGHGVEPSRGMRKGLIAELGPAAEAINRAALTAERVAKAGIETAIVGIGGTHVRGVNSRGGISMGSRMREITREEVRAAVDRARSVALPPDREVLHLLPQEFILDDQPGIHDPVGMVGNRLEVNLHLSTCSGGVAQSVITCANRAGLEVMDTVYEGIAAAEAVLSADERELGVCMADIGSSTTELAVFFEGSIAHTAVLPIGGDHFTNDLAVGLHVTVEEAEYLKKMYGHCVVTAVPQLNEIEVGGNLAFSGGQPARMVRQRFLAEILEPRARELFTMLRDNLRQGGVLEALGAGCVVTGGGANMAGLLDNAESLLRVPARIGYPVPLSRMPAELAVPEFAAAIGMLLYTHRTQVRRASEEQGLRAKLKAIFAGSF
- a CDS encoding acetamidase/formamidase family protein, coding for MPANPARLAALATAALLTLPAAAQQTQTLLATPTTVAWGFYSAKATPALTVHSGDTVTIQTLSTCGSPDRLKSLGIAASDIPPYVEDIYKNYPASEKGPGGHILTGPIAITDAEPGDVLEVRIQKINIDVPWACNGFSPGRGFLPNDFPYSRTRIIPLDREKMIGHFAPGIDIPLHPFFGSMGIAPPESAGKYNSAPPWMHAGNIDNKEMVAGTTLYIPVNAKGALFEAGDGHAGQGNGEVDITALETQLTGTFQFIVHKDQHLLWPRGETPTAYIAMGFDEDLKTATEMAVRNMITFLSEEIPDQIPGHPPLTRDDAYALISTACDVDITQLVDTKSGVHVLCPKNLFVRSSNRH
- a CDS encoding cell division protein FtsQ/DivIB produces the protein MLEAPEKNYVSESRGSRGPRRVSASPERRLRRDLSEDFADDPHWDDDAPVGRRKAGVRVRFRGVPATKWGRIAAGCGVVVLLGVCAGLFAMARSFLLHDERFVIPASSSIEFQGNAHVTRAQLLSVFGEDVERNIFTVSLAQRRAELERLPWVAHATVMRLLPNRMRVSIVERTPVAFVRQGNHIGLVDGNGVLLDMPVEAKPDGKYSFPVVTGISADDPLSTRSARMKIYERFTTELDGSGEKISQGLSEVDLSNPEDVKALIPDKSSEVLVHFGDADFLDRYKRFEEHLPEWRTVYPKLSSVDMRYERQVVLEMQPGAGVPVASSPNGAAVMAADSKAAAATPQDAGTAEAKQVTKPVAKVAAKPRLAVHPAPVKHAGVGERPGAKAPAKKVDPKAKKHVVVAKHRPVVGKPSAGSTQYHPPQAVQP
- the murC gene encoding UDP-N-acetylmuramate--L-alanine ligase is translated as MFVPGHFLFAPSQRIHFIGIGGIGMSGIAEILLTMGYSVSGSDLRRSSVTDRLLGMGARIFEGHVASNAAASDVVVTSSAVAKDNPEVMEARERKIPVIQRAEMLAELMRLKYGIAVAGMHGKTTTTSMVAAVLAGGGLDPTVVVGGRVNALGSNARLGNSQYLVAEADESDRSFLKLSPVLAVVTNLDREHMDCYRDMEDVEGAFVEFMDKLPFYGATTACVDNALLRTVLPRVRRKVYTYGESVDADFRVEMMPKDAECHSAFAVNYKGLVLGTFRLHVPGRHNVLNAAAAVAVGVQLGVAPDQIAAGLETFRGVDRRFQIKGEVRSVTVVDDYGHHPTEILATLRAAKDCGYSRVHVLFQPHRFTRTRDLMAEFAGAFEDADTVEVLDIYAASETPIAGVDAHALVRAIRATGGVRVEYAASVAEGVDVLAREAKAGEVILTLGAGSVSQAGAALLEALSENGATNG